A single genomic interval of Alteromonas sp. CI.11.F.A3 harbors:
- a CDS encoding transglycosylase SLT domain-containing protein, giving the protein MSNKVGVSFLSTAVTLFKRLPMHKSFHVFTLVAISSCFQLSHAQVSPLFPDDIYADERARFLMLEKSLRTLPKRRLEDLDAEIYGLANYPLYPYLLRLRLERTMSLKTQREVEQFLEDYAGQPVSYGLRYRWLNYLASRGHENAFLDSYRNGMGAKLTCQALGYKLKRTDDPKPVLTDVDPLWYSGQSQPDECDPLFAKWRSNGLMTPDKVVKRIAIAAKEDNRRIIPYLKRQLPTSHQYLADAWSSVSRDVSLVNRTRLFPMKHKHNEAEILTWGIEKLAWRNPRAAMKAYNTYAPKNIFSVPELHIIQRAIALSATLDFLPEAHEWLDKADIAGASDDVKLWHVSFLLRAKQWQRVVDVIDAASPELQQEENYRYWKARALEELGNVMQATVMYQQLANERNYYGFMASARINSQPNLSHTPAPRVQSAVQAIANTPATQRAMEFYRLERSTEARREWRYLLSNLPDSQVTDAGVLAYEWGIYDQAIISFAKSGYWDDVERRFPLAFESQFSEKSETYDVSKAFAMAIARRESSFMVDAVSPVGAAGLMQLMPGTAQYLAKEKVSRNTLFQVENNLDYGVQYLRYLGDKLDNNPVLVSASYNAGWRKVLEWLPAGEALPVDIWIENIPYKETRSYVKAVLAYQYIYEHQLGENKNVFPQLTRDVIPSSSAVSTHPVTGTLQLAPR; this is encoded by the coding sequence GTGTCGAATAAAGTAGGTGTAAGTTTTCTTTCAACAGCGGTAACGCTCTTCAAGCGGTTACCTATGCACAAGTCGTTTCACGTTTTCACATTGGTAGCTATTTCAAGCTGCTTTCAACTCAGTCATGCGCAAGTTTCTCCGCTATTCCCTGATGACATCTACGCCGATGAGCGAGCTCGTTTCTTAATGTTAGAAAAGAGCCTGCGTACATTACCGAAAAGACGTTTAGAAGATTTAGACGCAGAAATTTACGGGTTGGCGAATTACCCTCTTTATCCGTACCTACTTCGTTTGCGATTAGAACGCACCATGTCGCTTAAAACCCAGCGTGAAGTAGAACAATTCTTAGAGGATTACGCGGGGCAACCGGTTAGTTATGGTTTGCGCTATCGCTGGTTAAATTACCTAGCCTCTCGTGGTCACGAAAATGCGTTTTTAGACAGCTATCGAAATGGCATGGGGGCCAAACTTACCTGCCAAGCGTTAGGTTACAAGTTAAAACGTACCGACGATCCTAAACCTGTGCTAACCGATGTAGACCCACTTTGGTATAGCGGTCAATCACAGCCCGATGAATGCGACCCATTATTTGCAAAGTGGCGAAGTAATGGCCTCATGACGCCAGACAAAGTAGTTAAGCGTATAGCCATTGCAGCGAAAGAAGATAACCGCCGTATTATTCCTTATTTAAAACGCCAATTGCCCACCAGTCATCAGTATTTAGCTGATGCGTGGTCATCGGTATCACGTGATGTAAGTTTAGTTAATCGAACTCGTCTGTTTCCTATGAAGCACAAGCATAACGAAGCTGAAATTCTAACCTGGGGAATTGAAAAGCTGGCGTGGAGAAACCCTAGAGCGGCGATGAAGGCATACAATACTTATGCCCCGAAAAACATTTTTTCCGTGCCTGAACTACATATTATACAGCGTGCTATCGCGCTAAGTGCCACGCTCGACTTTTTGCCTGAAGCCCATGAATGGTTAGATAAGGCCGATATCGCAGGTGCTAGCGATGATGTGAAATTATGGCATGTGTCGTTTTTGCTTCGCGCCAAGCAATGGCAGCGTGTAGTGGATGTCATCGATGCCGCCAGCCCTGAACTTCAGCAAGAAGAAAACTACCGGTACTGGAAAGCGCGCGCCCTCGAAGAACTAGGGAATGTGATGCAGGCCACGGTGATGTATCAGCAGCTAGCCAATGAGCGCAATTATTATGGCTTTATGGCCAGTGCCCGTATTAATAGCCAGCCAAATTTGTCTCATACGCCAGCGCCTCGGGTACAAAGTGCGGTGCAAGCCATTGCCAATACCCCAGCTACCCAACGAGCGATGGAGTTTTACCGTTTAGAACGTTCAACCGAAGCGCGTCGAGAGTGGCGCTATTTATTGTCGAATTTACCCGACTCACAAGTAACAGACGCCGGTGTGTTGGCTTACGAGTGGGGGATATACGACCAAGCCATCATCAGTTTCGCTAAAAGTGGTTATTGGGACGATGTTGAACGTCGCTTCCCCTTGGCGTTCGAGTCACAGTTCAGTGAAAAGAGTGAAACCTACGACGTATCAAAAGCGTTTGCTATGGCAATTGCCCGTCGTGAAAGTTCGTTCATGGTAGATGCGGTATCGCCGGTGGGCGCGGCAGGCTTAATGCAACTTATGCCAGGTACAGCGCAGTATTTGGCTAAAGAGAAAGTGAGTCGAAATACCTTGTTTCAAGTTGAGAATAACCTCGACTACGGCGTGCAATATTTGCGTTATTTAGGCGATAAGCTAGATAATAATCCGGTATTGGTGTCGGCATCGTATAACGCTGGTTGGCGTAAAGTGTTGGAATGGTTACCTGCCGGCGAAGCGTTGCCAGTGGATATTTGGATTGAGAATATTCCTTACAAAGAAACCCGTAGTTATGTGAAAGCGGTGTTGGCTTATCAGTATATTTACGAGCATCAGTTGGGGGAAAATAAAAATGTGTTTCCGCAGCTTACTCGAGATGTTATTCCTTCTTCAAGTGCAGTGAGCACCCATCCTGTAACGGGAACCTTGCAATTGGCGCCTCGCTAG
- the fadB gene encoding fatty acid oxidation complex subunit alpha FadB translates to MIYTGKSLSVSLLDDGFAELVFDAEGSVNKFDRQTVTELDEATQALLKESGVKGLVVRSAKSAFIVGADITEFTGLFAMDEAEVLNWVANTSQVFDRFEDLPFPTVAAINGFALGGGCEMTLACDLRVADTTASIGLPEVKLGIMPGFGGTVRLPRLIGADNALEWMTTGKDRKGAKALAEGAVDAVVAPESLRDSALSMLKDAVDGKFKWEARRAQKKAPLQLNKNEAMMSFSTAQAMVFAQAGKHYPAPHKMVETVQKAAGLDRDGALKLENEGFVALTKTDAAQAQIGIFLADQLVKGKGKKQAKAATKDVKLNAVLGAGIMGGGIAYQSAVKGMPVIMKDINTDALDLGLNEAANILGKGMQRGKVDAKTMAKTLNAITPTLDYNTLKDADLVIEAVVENPKVKGIVLKEVEDVVADDAIICSNTSTISINQLAKSLDKPERFCGMHFFNPVHRMPLVEIIRGENTSEDTINAVVATTLRMGKTPIVVNDCPGFLVNRVLFPYFAGFSKLLIDGADFVAVDKVMEKQFGWPMGPAYLMDVVGIDTGDHAADVMAAGIPERMARIGDDPVTVLYKEKRLGQKNGKGFYNYGKDKRGKPTKVAAEEAYSLLAPITADTKDFDAQDIIARLMIPMANEAIRCLEEGIVGTAAEADMALLYGLGFPPFRGGVFRWIETMGLANFVELADKYASLGPIYQISDGVRKMAAEGKSYFA, encoded by the coding sequence ATGATATACACAGGCAAGAGTCTATCCGTCAGTCTGTTAGATGACGGCTTTGCTGAACTGGTATTTGATGCCGAAGGTTCAGTAAACAAGTTCGATCGCCAAACCGTGACCGAGCTTGATGAAGCAACCCAAGCACTGCTTAAAGAAAGCGGTGTTAAAGGCTTAGTAGTACGCAGCGCAAAATCTGCATTTATTGTAGGTGCTGATATCACCGAATTTACCGGCTTATTCGCGATGGATGAAGCCGAAGTACTAAACTGGGTAGCAAACACATCTCAAGTGTTTGACCGCTTCGAAGATTTGCCTTTCCCTACCGTTGCTGCCATTAACGGTTTCGCACTGGGCGGCGGCTGTGAAATGACACTAGCCTGTGACCTTCGCGTTGCAGATACAACAGCTTCTATTGGCCTACCAGAAGTTAAACTAGGCATAATGCCTGGCTTTGGTGGCACAGTACGTTTACCTCGTTTGATTGGTGCTGATAACGCACTAGAGTGGATGACTACGGGTAAAGATCGCAAAGGCGCGAAAGCCCTTGCTGAAGGCGCCGTTGACGCCGTAGTTGCACCTGAGTCATTACGTGACAGCGCGCTTTCTATGCTGAAAGATGCAGTAGATGGTAAGTTTAAATGGGAAGCACGTCGTGCTCAGAAAAAAGCCCCATTACAACTGAACAAAAACGAAGCCATGATGAGCTTTTCTACGGCGCAAGCTATGGTATTTGCCCAAGCAGGCAAACACTACCCTGCTCCGCACAAAATGGTAGAAACCGTTCAAAAAGCCGCTGGCCTTGACCGCGACGGCGCACTTAAGCTTGAGAACGAAGGCTTTGTAGCCCTAACTAAAACCGATGCAGCGCAAGCGCAAATTGGTATTTTCCTAGCCGACCAGCTAGTAAAAGGCAAAGGTAAGAAACAAGCTAAAGCTGCCACAAAAGATGTAAAACTTAATGCCGTACTGGGTGCAGGTATTATGGGTGGCGGTATTGCGTATCAAAGTGCTGTTAAAGGCATGCCAGTGATAATGAAAGACATTAACACTGATGCACTAGACCTAGGCTTAAACGAAGCCGCCAATATTCTTGGTAAAGGTATGCAGCGCGGTAAAGTTGATGCCAAAACCATGGCAAAAACCCTTAACGCTATTACGCCTACCCTTGACTACAACACGCTTAAAGACGCAGACCTTGTGATTGAAGCGGTTGTTGAAAACCCGAAAGTAAAAGGCATAGTGCTTAAAGAAGTAGAAGACGTAGTGGCCGATGACGCTATCATCTGTTCTAACACCTCTACTATTTCAATTAACCAACTAGCGAAAAGCTTAGACAAGCCAGAACGCTTCTGTGGTATGCACTTCTTTAACCCAGTACACCGCATGCCATTGGTAGAAATTATTCGTGGTGAAAACACCTCGGAAGACACTATCAATGCCGTAGTGGCAACCACACTTCGCATGGGTAAAACCCCTATCGTAGTTAACGATTGCCCAGGGTTCTTAGTGAACCGCGTATTGTTCCCTTACTTTGCAGGCTTTAGTAAGTTGCTAATAGATGGCGCTGATTTTGTTGCCGTTGATAAAGTAATGGAGAAACAGTTCGGCTGGCCAATGGGCCCTGCTTACCTAATGGATGTTGTTGGTATTGATACTGGCGACCATGCTGCAGACGTTATGGCTGCGGGTATTCCAGAGCGTATGGCACGTATTGGCGACGACCCAGTAACTGTGCTTTATAAAGAAAAACGCTTAGGCCAGAAAAATGGCAAAGGCTTTTATAACTACGGTAAAGACAAGCGCGGCAAGCCTACCAAAGTGGCCGCTGAAGAAGCGTATAGCTTGCTTGCTCCTATTACTGCCGATACCAAAGACTTCGACGCGCAAGATATTATTGCACGCTTGATGATCCCTATGGCTAACGAAGCAATTCGTTGCCTAGAAGAAGGCATTGTAGGTACTGCAGCTGAAGCAGATATGGCCTTACTTTACGGTTTAGGCTTCCCTCCATTCCGCGGTGGTGTATTCCGCTGGATTGAAACAATGGGATTAGCGAACTTTGTCGAACTAGCCGACAAATACGCCAGTCTTGGCCCGATTTACCAAATTTCAGATGGCGTTCGCAAGATGGCCGCTGAAGGTAAATCTTACTTCGCTTAA